The Parambassis ranga chromosome 4, fParRan2.1, whole genome shotgun sequence genome includes the window GCCTGAAAACGACATGGGATAGCTAAACTGGGAAACAAAAAGTCCACCTAACTGCTATATCAGTACACAGCTAGTTACAATAAAGAAATGCATTTCTGTAGCAATAACATGGTCCTTGTTTTTAATTATCAGGATCCATTTGGGGTCGCTGTGGGTGGCACAATTGGACACTGTTTGTGCACAGGACTGGCTGTGATTGGAGGGAGGATGATCGCCCAGAAAATATCTGTCAGAACAGGTGAGATGGTTTTTAGCAATAATTTACTCTAATTAATGTTTGTTAAAGAATCTGTATTTCAGATGCTTTTCCACAATGCTCAGGGGTAACAGTTCTGTTAGCTCATAGTGACTCCACAGATAGGAGATTAGGCAAATTGGCCTGCTGATGTATTAAAAGTGCTTCAGTCTCAAATTCCCTCTAAAATCATGGAGCACAGAGCCTGGACTATGTTGTTGGCTTCACTAGTGGGGAAAAAGGTGGGGGAAGCGTCATGTGGTAGAAACAGTAACTTGACAAACACGTTCCTCATTTGGTTACCAGTTAACATGCTCATTTCTGGGGAGCAGACAGTGCAGCCAAGGGATTCCAGTGTTTCCCCAAGGTTTACAGCTCTGGGGGCGTTCTACCATTTTATAATAAACACTGGATTCAGCGTTGTGATCTACTTGTTATTCATTAGTATTGATGTCAAATTTGTCTGGAAAAGATCAGTTTTTACAAGAAGATTTCCATCATCTGTTTATATTTGTGCATCAGATGTAAATACTGTGAAGAAAATCAATAATGACTGACTTCATGTTTAATATTCCAGTTGATCTGTGATAAGGAAGTGCAGAAACTGATAGTTGTCAAATTAAATTTGCTTTCTTGTTTCCATAGTTACAATCATTGGAGGGATTGTTTTTCTGGCGTTTGCCTTCTCTGCCCTCTTCATCAAGCCAGAAGGTGGAATTTAATTGGATTAGAGACTTTCAGGTTAATCTTCTAAATACGTTGCTGTGGTTTTGACTCTGTATTTGTGACGGGTCAAACAGGGAGTTGAAGTCCTGTTTGCCTTTCCTAGAAAGCTTCTATTCCACTGCAGTCTGGGAATCAGTGGGATTTCTCATGGAGGTGGAGGTTGGCATTAAATAACATTTCTCCTGAGTCTGAACCTGTATTGCACCAAAGCCTCATGGGAGGTGTAGTTGACTGTTGTTTCTTCTCGTTCAAGTGTAGACATTTGACTTAGAACAGAAAACCTTGAGAATATATTTCCAGTTTGAGAAACCTCAATGAGAAGAAAACACTGAGTAATAGAGGCCCGCTAGGAATGGTGGCAGAACACACATCCTCTCTGTGAGAACTGTATTCTCATTGTGAGGTGTGTAGGAGAGTGGAGATAGGTTTGTTTTTGAATGCTGCCCTCTGACACTCTCTACAAGGTCCTGTGGCTCAGAAACTACAGCTCTATCCTCACACTCTTACCTTCTTAGCTAGTCAaatgttcatttaaaaatattttgcctttattgtttgtttttaaatgtttaatgatTGCTTTATTTGTATCTTTAACATGAGCCCTAGCGCTGTCAGCATACTATTCATGGTCCGGGCTGCCGTGTGTTTAGCAGCTCATGTTATTCTGTTGTTCCCAGCTCTCAGTGTGAGCTAATAAGAAGTGGGCCTACGTCACTCTgaagcagaaccagcagcacaAACCACAGAATTTAGTGATTTAATTTGAGATTATATATGAGGCAGCGAACATCAACCCCCCTTAGTTTCATATAGGAGTAGTCAAGCAGAGTCCTGAACCACTACAGTACCTCTGTGTCCCAGTGTGGCTCTTCACAGTACATTAATATCTGTGAATTAGCACGTCTTGAAAATGATAATCACATAACCGAGACAGCGATCAAGGTGGATCATAATTTCTCATGCTGGTTTAAGGTGAATAAATAGATTAAATGGTAGACAATAGGCCAGTATTCACCAACAAAGGAtaactcttcctcctctatgAATCTTGCAGTTACTGCCCCAAACTATGATGTCAGTGTGACAGAAGGTAAACATGAATACATCAGGTACAGGATCATGTCTTATCCAGCACATAACACACAGCAGAAGTCAGTCCTGTTAGCTTTGTTATAGCTTCAGCGACATCGCAACACAGCAGTGTACTTCCAACCTACATTACacctacattttatttaaaatgctaTTTATTTAGCTTCCTTATCTTTCCTTGAAGGCATATATGTActgtaaaacaaaaagtggGAGAGGTGACTATAAACAAGGAATcgaattatttttttaagtgaaCAGGTTAAAGCTGCATTGTCAATATTTGACAGGCCGTATCCAGCTGTGAAACAGAAACTATGTTTGTCATACAGGTTGGTTGAAAATCTGAAATactcaataaaaatgtttcatgtgttgtcttgtttctaaaccaatgtgtttgtgttacatgACACATCTTTGACAGGTAATCATAGAAACATACAGAAAAGCTGAGACATTTCATACAGGTTTATTTTTGAATTTGAGGGGAGCAAACGATTCATACATTTGCTTTAAAGTTATGTTTGAATTTAAAGGATTTGGCTCAAGAAACAAACACGATGCTTTCTAAGATTGGCACCTTTACCTAAAAGTCGGTGTTTACACTGAAGCTggacagcaggtggcagtagtgGAGCAGTTTATAATAGTGTTTCTGTTATACACTACAGAAATGTTATGATTTATATTACTATAGATTGGAGCTGAGCTGCATGTTATTTTAATGATACAGTTATAAATGACACATATGCAGCATAATTTTAAAGTAGATCAGGAATCCCTGCTTAAAGGGCGCATTATCAGAAAGTTGCACTGGTATCTGGATCACTATAGCATCTTCTGGCCAACATGACAGTGACGTTGCCACTACTTTATGGGGTGTATTTGGCATGGATTAACCCATTATTAGCATAGATTTAGTGCACCGCAGCAGTTCATTTCTTGAGCCAAAGAAAAAAGCCACACAAATATGAAGTGAAAGTAGAGAGAAAACACTGATGGATATTTTACTGAGTACATCAGAACTGCACAACATATAACATTTGTCTCTTTTTGTCAAGGGCTTGAATCCAGGAGTTTTCCCTCTCTTTGGATAACTTAACATTTTCCCCTCATGTATTTGGAACTTTGAAATGCTGAATAACATTCAATGTTGGGACAATTTAAAATGGCAACTTTAAATCCAAGAactggagggagggggggggcacttAAATTTAATACCAAGTCTTTTCAAAACCATAAACTCACAACTGTTTCGGAGccttgtgtgtatgtcacagttaGTTCAGATCCTTCatatataaagaaaacataaatggttagtttttcatttaaaaccaatattgttaaaatgtttattatacGCTAGCTTTGAGAAGTTTAGAAAAATAAGTTCTCTTATTTAACTGAATCTCCTATCATACATTGTGCAAAGTCTCCTGCAGTTATACATCTCATGCAAAATATTCACGTTAATGATATTCAATACATTCTTGTAAGGTATATTGCACCACTCGTGTCAAACTCCACTGTTGCTTACATACAGCACAGCACCAGGACCACTATACATGTAAGTGATAGCTATCGTCTCATTAAACACTGATATGTGTTGCAGTACCACAAAgaacagggagggagagaagtgCTGTGTGCCAAGTACAGATTATAATATCTATGAGCAGATATTAATGGAACATTACGCATAAACAACACAGTGGAGGAAGCAGGTACTATGAACAGAATGAATCATTAGTGGATTTAGTAAAGGAGCAGGTGGTGGTAATTTTGGGAAATTATCAGTTCTACATTTTGTAATTCTCTCTTGCGGAAACAATTTACACATGAGAGCAGTCAGATGTGGTAGTTAAATGCATCATCtagacattttaatatcagCTATGAGTTGAAATGAGTGTTCCACTGAAATTGCAAGTTTAAATGTAAGTTTTGAGGTGAGAAAAATATTAATATCTAAATCAAGTATGAATAACCCTGCAGAATGTCTGTCAACAAGGGAAACACGATAGAAAGACCAACACCTTTGTTTTGAGAGTGAGAGTTTAACATTTGAATCTGGTCCTAATTATTAGCAAAGCTTTGTAATATCATGATAAATAGCTGCTGCACATGCTCACTGATTTATTTCCTGTCAAATCCAAACGTGTATGAGTGGATGAAAGAAAAGACCTGAAATGAATCCGATATCTCTGTTAGTAATGTTCCATTGTCAATTAAGTGTGGTATAGATCACATATTTAAACTAAAATTGTAGGAGTTCACTACACTCTTATCATCAGGAGATTCTGCAGCAGACACGTTATACCAAAGGTCAAAGAGTGACTGACACCACGTGTAGAGCTCAGTCTGTCACTTCAtacagatgaagaagaagttgAGCTGTCAGCTTCATACCATCTGGCAGTGAAGTAGATCAGATGGTGTGGAGGCTGTCAGGCAGGCCTATAAACCAGTGTAGGGTGGGGGTGAGGAGAGTAgatgtctgtctgcagtgagaTTGGGATCTCCTGAATGGAAATGTAAAGAAAGTACAAACTAAGTATTAAAAAGCCTGCTGTGAAAGGAAATATTTTAACTGTCTGATAATTTGGGATTCTGATGAGAACAAGAGTGGATGACAGGAGGAATCGGCAAAATGTCTCTTCTTACAATCTCTCCTGTAGcaatgacattattattattaatgcacCCTTTATAATaagtatttttacatttacaatgACTCACATAACTGCTTGTTAACTGGGTTACTTGTAGAGCATTTAAGGACCTTTTTTTAGCTCAACCTTTTGGTTTTCTGGCAGCAGATTAGCAGCTTTGCTCACTCAAAACGCTTCCTTCTTATCCATTATAACTATGCATTACCAGAACGGATAAAACTTAGAACACCTGATTATCAGGAGTGTAGGCAAAACATTGGGAAGCTTGTGTCCATGTACTGCATTGATTTATACTAACAGAAAGAGTTGCTGTTAATTACACAGCAGTGTGCAGAGCAATAAGAAGAAATGTTCTCATAAAATGCACATTAAGCTCTGATTAGTAACTATAAGATGAATTTACAGATAAAGACACTggtggctgctctcttcctgatTCATAAAGTTCAAAGAAGGTGATCTCTGTGTGGGAACGATGCCTCTCAAAGAACTAGTTTAATGAATTGGAGCTGCCACAGAGGTGAATGGGGCCTCCCAGGGAGCACCTGGATGGATGACCCTTGGTGCTCTGCATGCCCTGTTGACCCAGATGCAATGAGTGGCTGAATGAAGGATCAGGATGTGGAATACAGTATTTTCAGGTGCCAGTGTGGCTTGACAGAAGTGGTGAGAATGAGGATATGAAGATATGGATTATGTTAGCATACATCTTGCTAAACCTCTGAGGTCTCTTCCATTGACAGTACAAGTGTTAGTGTTTTTGTTATGCACATCTTTATAATAatctttaaaataattttaaatatcTTGCCattttgtgtaaaaatatgGGCCAGGGACTAAACGAACTGtgacaacaaacaacactgGCATCGTCTGCTTTGCAgactcacaaacaaacacatcctcTTGGAGAAAGGAAGTCTGTGAAGACATCAACCACTGAGCATTATAGGATCTTTTTGTCTTACGATACTAGAAAAAAAGCATATTCAAAGCTGCAAATAACAGATTatgcatttcatttcatgcATCATATAAAatattagtttttttctttttcagtatatttacaaaatatatTACACATGATATTCTGTACAGAAAAAGTCCAAACTACACATTCTTAAAAATATTTTCTGACCCATAATTATTTTTACATGGAAAAACAAGAATAGGAGAAAACATCCCAAACGAACAATCCTCTGGCTGTTCTGCAGGATGTCCTGGAAGTGAAGTATACATCTTCACTGCACTGACTGTTCTGCATGAAAGAATTCTGTGACGGGGACAagagcacgcacacacaataaacacacacggTCGGAGCCATGGGGGGGAGCGAGGAGTAGTCTGCAGCAGGGATTGTGGCTCCCTGTTTTCTTGGAGGAAAGGCTTTAACCCAGAGCCACAACCTGCTTGCCAGAGTCACAGGGAGCCCAGTCTCGGGTCCTCTGCTGCACTCTGTGCTCAGGAGTTAAGTGCAAACAGCAATGGATCATTGTAAAAGAAGGGAGGCCGCGGCCTGCCCATCCATTCACTTCTCAGCCTCTGAAGCACGGCCTCAGGCTGCACtttcagcagagcagcactttAGATTCTCAACACAAAGACGCTTGATTTTGCTCCACTTTTGATTGGTGCCAGCCAGCTACTGTGGCTGCGTAGCAGAGCGGTCAGACAAACTATCTGCTCTGTGAGGGGCCAGTTGTTGCTGCTGAAGTTGCTGTTTCTGCTGTTGTAACTGcttttgctgctgttgttgttgttgatgttgctgtaactgctgttgctgctgttgggcTGCAGCAGTGAAGgtgccctgctgctgcagagggaaCGCTGCCTGCAGGATCAGCTGGGTGGACTGGTTTCCATGAAGGAGCCGAGAAGCCTAGTGTGAAAAATAAAGATTAGCTGGATAGAAACTAACCTGAAGGACCGTGTTTTATCTTATACCAGGCAGCATTTTAAATCAATACACCCAAGAAGCAATGTGTTCACACCAAACTAAACGCCATCTAAACTACTAAAACTGGCAACATTAGCCTGATATTTAAATTTGAATCAACGTGTACATGCTGTTACAGATGATGGATAAGCATGGGCCTACTTTGTACACTTTGTTACCTGTAGGAATTGTGTTTGCTGCTGGGTCAGTGAAGCCTGGCCCTGCTGCATGGCTGTGACCTGTGACTGTTGTTGGAcctgctgttcctgctgctgcggtggcggctgctgctgctgtggctgttgGGAAATGCTGATGGTCTGTGTCTGGCCCTGCTGAGGAGCAAAGGCCGTCACCACTTGGCCCATAAACATGGTCGTGGGGACCATGACTGCCCCACACGTCATCTGTCCCGTCACCAGCTTGGTAAGCAGCTGAGGACCTGCAGGAAATCTGTaagagacaggaagtgggcCAAGTCAGTTTAACTAGAGCTCACAGACACGGGGCCTGGAACCATTTGATAACAGTAAATTAAGTTGATATAAAAGAAGGCACAAACCTAATCTGAGCTGCGCGGTCTTGTGCAAATGTTGCCACAGCAGGAGTGTTGGGTACAGTATTCTGTGCGAGGCTTGTGGCAATCTGAACTACGTTAGCAGGGCTCTGCTGAGGGATCATCATTGTGTTGTAGATCGATGCTGGCAGAGGATTTTGGTGAGGTTGTAGAGTGAGAGATGACCGCTGAGACTGAAACGCACAGACCACAGTGACATGAGCTATAGCATAAGGGAGGAAAAGATTTCTAACACACAAAGCTGGACTGTGTCAGGTGTTTTTAATGAAAGAAAAGgcgatatgttttttttttttttggctgaccTGTGAGAGAGCTGTGTTCTGTTCTCGCAGGAGTGCCTGTTGCTGGGTTTGAGGCTGGACGGCATGTTGTTGCTGTATGCTGTTCTGTAGAGTCCCTGCAGAGACCACCTGGCTCTGCATGCTGAGCGTCCCCCCCTGCTGGATAGCGTTCCCCTGTACCATCTGAACAGAGTTGAGATTTAGTCCTCCAGATCCTTTCTGCAGGAACATCTAGGACACATATCACTGAATCAGACTCCAGCTTGAACAGTGTATTTAGTGAGCTATTCGGTTTGCTCATTCAAACGTCCAAACACGCCTGAGCAGGCCTCACCTGCAAACTCtgtccctgcactctctgcagctcctcctggatCTGCCGCAGCTCATCCTGCTGTCGCTGAATGTTGGCTTCAATCATCCTGGtcctctgctccagctgctcctttAGATGGTGCATGGCATCTAACTGGTTGGAGAACTGCACCTTTAACCATACAATGATAAAGACgtgtaaacacaaaatataataattGTTGTAGCTTTTAAGGACAGATTTAGTATTTTACAAATTAACTTCTTGTGGCTAAAAAAAGATGCAAGTTGTATTTATGACTTGATCCATTAGCCAACAAACAGTTTTTAAGGTTACAGTCTTATTATAAAATGAGACCAAGGCATTAGGAGCCCTGCAAGTAGGTGGCTGTTGTAAGTTCGGTTTTAAAACTAATCAGATGCGTATCGTACTTGGCCGCTGGTCTgaacttgttgttgttgtggctgctgttgctgctgttgttgttgtgaaaccATGGATGGTGCCATGTTCTGCCCAGTATTTTGGGAGCTCATAGACTGCTgaaaaagacaagaagaaaGGATGAAGTCTGTTAGGAACACAAAGTCCTTCTGAAATCTTATAACCCTCAGACACAGTTACTGTGTTTAGAAATGTTACAACCGACTCAGTTCTGTTTCCTTGTCTGACCTGACTACTGATAGATGATCTTCGTTGTGATGTCATCtccacagcagagacagactgGCGACCTGGTGTACTCCTATCTCCTTGAAGCTTCATCTGTGATGCTGATGGGGGAAACATAAACATGTCGCtctgattaaaacaaacataatgAATATGAAAGAAATCAGTTGTGGCTTGCTTGATAATGGACAGCTGTTTGTCCGAAGGCGCTTACAGGCTggatcagacacagctgtgtgagagGATTTGCGTGAGCTGCGAGATGAGGCTGAGGGGGTCCGGCTGTGGTCGAAGCGCTCCAGGGCCTCCTTCAGGCTAGACGTGTTGAGCTGGGACTCAGAACCTGAATCCTGGGACTGCTGTTACAAAGCATTGTTACAGGTCACTACCAGGCCTACGTCTTTATTAAGGTTTAGTAATTCATGTCTGACAATTGTCTCACCTTGTCAGCTGAGATCTCAGGCAGTGACTCCTCAATGCCAAGCTCTCTGCGCTGTTCTGCTCTGACTTCAGCATAACTGTAGAACAGTgaaacagagaatcacacacatgaacatttCATCTCAATTCAACTGAAAGACACAGATAAGTTTCACGACTTTGTTCTGGAAATATAATCCTCCATGTACCttacaacagtgtgtgtgcagacaatAAACTCAGGTCTGGAATTCCACTGGTGGTAAGTGATGTAGTAATGGGTCTGAAGCCAGATCCACTGCTGCCCTTTGGTGAGGAATCTGTAGTAGCAGGACTTCCCCTTGCCATACTGCATTACTGCAGAAGACAGAAGATTGACATTCACATCTGAAAGCTCAAGAAGAAGCTGACAACTGTGGATCAGTACAGCTTATTGAAAGCTGATAGATGTGTACTCACAATGTTCGTGGCATTTGGCCAGTGTCTCCAGGTCATCTACATGGTAGTAGTCATAACCTGACGTACCCAAGACTTCAAATGGAAGGTAGCCTATGATGGGGGGAGCTCTGGACaagcacagtaaatattatTGACACACGTCACTGGAAGCTATTCTGTGCACAGACTGTACAGACTGTCCTAGGAACATATGTATAGAAGTAACTGTCATTTAGGGGCTAAGTACCAGTATTATTATCACTGCAC containing:
- the clocka gene encoding circadian locomoter output cycles protein kaput isoform X1: MTSSIDRDDSSIFDGLMEEDEKDKAKRVSRNKSEKKRRDQFNVLIKELGTMLPGNTRKMDKSTILQKSIDFLHKHKEIAAQSESTEIRQDWKPPFLSNEEFTQLMLEALDGFFLAIMTDGNIIYVSESVTSLLEHLPSDLVDQNLLNFLPMGEHSDVYKALSSHVMEGETPTPEYLKTKNQLEFCCHMLRGTIDPKEPPVYEYVKFIGNFKSLNNVPNCTRNGFEGVIQRSLHSAFEDRVCLIATVRLAKPQFIKEMCTVEEPNEEFTSRHSLEWKFLFLDHRAPPIIGYLPFEVLGTSGYDYYHVDDLETLAKCHEHLMQYGKGKSCYYRFLTKGQQWIWLQTHYYITYHQWNSRPEFIVCTHTVVSYAEVRAEQRRELGIEESLPEISADKQSQDSGSESQLNTSSLKEALERFDHSRTPSASSRSSRKSSHTAVSDPASSQMKLQGDRSTPGRQSVSAVEMTSQRRSSISSQQSMSSQNTGQNMAPSMVSQQQQQQQQPQQQQVQTSGQVQFSNQLDAMHHLKEQLEQRTRMIEANIQRQQDELRQIQEELQRVQGQSLQMFLQKGSGGLNLNSVQMVQGNAIQQGGTLSMQSQVVSAGTLQNSIQQQHAVQPQTQQQALLREQNTALSQSQRSSLTLQPHQNPLPASIYNTMMIPQQSPANVVQIATSLAQNTVPNTPAVATFAQDRAAQIRFPAGPQLLTKLVTGQMTCGAVMVPTTMFMGQVVTAFAPQQGQTQTISISQQPQQQQPPPQQQEQQVQQQSQVTAMQQGQASLTQQQTQFLQASRLLHGNQSTQLILQAAFPLQQQGTFTAAAQQQQQQLQQHQQQQQQQKQLQQQKQQLQQQQLAPHRADSLSDRSATQPQ
- the clocka gene encoding circadian locomoter output cycles protein kaput isoform X4 — translated: MTSSIDRDDSSIFDGLMEEDEKDKAKRVSRNKSEKKRRDQFNVLIKELGTMLPGNTRKMDKSTILQKSIDFLHKHKEIAAQSESTEIRQDWKPPFLSNEEFTQLMLEALDGFFLAIMTDGNIIYVSESVTSLLEHLPSDLVDQNLLNFLPMGEHSDVYKALSSHVMEGETPTPEYLKTKNQLEFCCHMLRGTIDPKEPPVYEYVKFIGNFKSLNNVPNCTRNGFEGVIQRSLHSAFEDRVCLIATVRLAKPQFIKEMCTVEEPNEEFTSRHSLEWKFLFLDHRAPPIIGYLPFEVLGTSGYDYYHVDDLETLAKCHEHLMQYGKGKSCYYRFLTKGQQWIWLQTHYYITYHQWNSRPEFIVCTHTVVSYAEVRAEQRRELGIEESLPEISADKSQDSGSESQLNTSSLKEALERFDHSRTPSASSRSSRKSSHTAVSDPASSQMKLQGDRSTPGRQSVSAVEMTSQRRSSISSQSMSSQNTGQNMAPSMVSQQQQQQQQPQQQQVQTSGQVQFSNQLDAMHHLKEQLEQRTRMIEANIQRQQDELRQIQEELQRVQGQSLQMFLQKGSGGLNLNSVQMVQGNAIQQGGTLSMQSQVVSAGTLQNSIQQQHAVQPQTQQQALLREQNTALSQSQRSSLTLQPHQNPLPASIYNTMMIPQQSPANVVQIATSLAQNTVPNTPAVATFAQDRAAQIRFPAGPQLLTKLVTGQMTCGAVMVPTTMFMGQVVTAFAPQQGQTQTISISQQPQQQQPPPQQQEQQVQQQSQVTAMQQGQASLTQQQTQFLQASRLLHGNQSTQLILQAAFPLQQQGTFTAAAQQQQQQLQQHQQQQQQQKQLQQQKQQLQQQQLAPHRADSLSDRSATQPQ
- the clocka gene encoding circadian locomoter output cycles protein kaput isoform X3, coding for MTSSIDRDDSSIFDGLMEEDEKDKAKRVSRNKSEKKRRDQFNVLIKELGTMLPGNTRKMDKSTILQKSIDFLHKHKEIAAQSESTEIRQDWKPPFLSNEEFTQLMLEALDGFFLAIMTDGNIIYVSESVTSLLEHLPSDLVDQNLLNFLPMGEHSDVYKALSSHVMEGETPTPEYLKTKNQLEFCCHMLRGTIDPKEPPVYEYVKFIGNFKSLNNVPNCTRNGFEGVIQRSLHSAFEDRVCLIATVRLAKPQFIKEMCTVEEPNEEFTSRHSLEWKFLFLDHRAPPIIGYLPFEVLGTSGYDYYHVDDLETLAKCHEHLMQYGKGKSCYYRFLTKGQQWIWLQTHYYITYHQWNSRPEFIVCTHTVVSYAEVRAEQRRELGIEESLPEISADKQSQDSGSESQLNTSSLKEALERFDHSRTPSASSRSSRKSSHTAVSDPASSQMKLQGDRSTPGRQSVSAVEMTSQRRSSISSQSMSSQNTGQNMAPSMVSQQQQQQQQPQQQQVQTSGQVQFSNQLDAMHHLKEQLEQRTRMIEANIQRQQDELRQIQEELQRVQGQSLQMFLQKGSGGLNLNSVQMVQGNAIQQGGTLSMQSQVVSAGTLQNSIQQQHAVQPQTQQQALLREQNTALSQSQRSSLTLQPHQNPLPASIYNTMMIPQQSPANVVQIATSLAQNTVPNTPAVATFAQDRAAQIRFPAGPQLLTKLVTGQMTCGAVMVPTTMFMGQVVTAFAPQQGQTQTISISQQPQQQQPPPQQQEQQVQQQSQVTAMQQGQASLTQQQTQFLQASRLLHGNQSTQLILQAAFPLQQQGTFTAAAQQQQQQLQQHQQQQQQQKQLQQQKQQLQQQQLAPHRADSLSDRSATQPQ
- the clocka gene encoding circadian locomoter output cycles protein kaput isoform X2; amino-acid sequence: MTSSIDRDDSSIFDGLMEEDEKDKAKRVSRNKSEKKRRDQFNVLIKELGTMLPGNTRKMDKSTILQKSIDFLHKHKEIAAQSESTEIRQDWKPPFLSNEEFTQLMLEALDGFFLAIMTDGNIIYVSESVTSLLEHLPSDLVDQNLLNFLPMGEHSDVYKALSSHVMEGETPTPEYLKTKNQLEFCCHMLRGTIDPKEPPVYEYVKFIGNFKSLNNVPNCTRNGFEGVIQRSLHSAFEDRVCLIATVRLAKPQFIKEMCTVEEPNEEFTSRHSLEWKFLFLDHRAPPIIGYLPFEVLGTSGYDYYHVDDLETLAKCHEHLMQYGKGKSCYYRFLTKGQQWIWLQTHYYITYHQWNSRPEFIVCTHTVVSYAEVRAEQRRELGIEESLPEISADKSQDSGSESQLNTSSLKEALERFDHSRTPSASSRSSRKSSHTAVSDPASSQMKLQGDRSTPGRQSVSAVEMTSQRRSSISSQQSMSSQNTGQNMAPSMVSQQQQQQQQPQQQQVQTSGQVQFSNQLDAMHHLKEQLEQRTRMIEANIQRQQDELRQIQEELQRVQGQSLQMFLQKGSGGLNLNSVQMVQGNAIQQGGTLSMQSQVVSAGTLQNSIQQQHAVQPQTQQQALLREQNTALSQSQRSSLTLQPHQNPLPASIYNTMMIPQQSPANVVQIATSLAQNTVPNTPAVATFAQDRAAQIRFPAGPQLLTKLVTGQMTCGAVMVPTTMFMGQVVTAFAPQQGQTQTISISQQPQQQQPPPQQQEQQVQQQSQVTAMQQGQASLTQQQTQFLQASRLLHGNQSTQLILQAAFPLQQQGTFTAAAQQQQQQLQQHQQQQQQQKQLQQQKQQLQQQQLAPHRADSLSDRSATQPQ
- the clocka gene encoding circadian locomoter output cycles protein kaput isoform X5 — its product is MTSSIDRDDSSIFDGLMEEDEKDKAKRVSRNKSEKKRRDQFNVLIKELGTMLPGNTRKMDKSTILQKSIDFLHKHKEIAAQSESTEIRQDWKPPFLSNEEFTQLMLEALDGFFLAIMTDGNIIYVSESVTSLLEHLPSDLVDQNLLNFLPMGEHSDVYKALSSHVMEGETPTPEYLKTKNQLEFCCHMLRGTIDPKEPPVYEYVKFIGNFKSLNNVPNCTRNGFEGVIQRSLHSAFEDRVCLIATVRLAKPQFIKEMCTVEEPNEEFTSRHSLEWKFLFLDHRAPPIIGYLPFEVLGTSGYDYYHVDDLETLAKCHEHLMQYGKGKSCYYRFLTKGQQWIWLQTHYYITYHQWNSRPEFIVCTHTVVSYAEVRAEQRRELGIEESLPEISADKQSQDSGSESQLNTSSLKEALERFDHSRTPSASSRSSRKSSHTAVSDPASSQMKLQGDRSTPGRQSVSAVEMTSQRRSSISSQQSMSSQNTGQNMAPSMVSQQQQQQQQPQQQQVQTSGQVQFSNQLDAMHHLKEQLEQRTRMIEANIQRQQDELRQIQEELQRVQGQSLQMVQGNAIQQGGTLSMQSQVVSAGTLQNSIQQQHAVQPQTQQQALLREQNTALSQSQRSSLTLQPHQNPLPASIYNTMMIPQQSPANVVQIATSLAQNTVPNTPAVATFAQDRAAQIRFPAGPQLLTKLVTGQMTCGAVMVPTTMFMGQVVTAFAPQQGQTQTISISQQPQQQQPPPQQQEQQVQQQSQVTAMQQGQASLTQQQTQFLQASRLLHGNQSTQLILQAAFPLQQQGTFTAAAQQQQQQLQQHQQQQQQQKQLQQQKQQLQQQQLAPHRADSLSDRSATQPQ